In Oreochromis aureus strain Israel breed Guangdong linkage group 20, ZZ_aureus, whole genome shotgun sequence, the following are encoded in one genomic region:
- the LOC120435421 gene encoding uncharacterized protein LOC120435421 — translation MNIHHVLVFCFLSGTTGFVKASIWIVPEGGNVSLYNYFTVSGNTKFFCKEKCERAENILIKTDGTTAQSGRFSIEYKNASSGRGELTMKITHTTKSDSRMYRFGLGKSSAPDSYSDLEVRVSNEFDKSSRIFRAQTEGEEISFGCANAVHGQRKFLCKNLCEKEGNIFIDTTNDKAENGRYSIEYTKGSAFGLQATIRQLTKSDTGQYRCGYGDPLSPDSYHTDNIFVVEASNPHTSAPPTMQTQSFTSAVSTPSSDCPDSFLPLAVCLILVGVLLLSVFLLLLYIWKIKRNFGQSLRENADDTNMELSVTYENWGPTTKY, via the exons ATGAATATCCATCATGTTctggtcttctgcttcttatcaG GTACAACTGGGTTTGTTAAAGCCAGCATTTGGATTGTACCTGAAGGAGGGAATGTATCACTATATAATTACTTCACTGTGTCTGGAAACACAAAGTTCTTCTGTAAGGAAAAATGTGAGCGAGCAGAAAACATCCTCATTAAAACAGATGGAACCACAGCTCAGAGCGGCAGATTCAGCATTGAATACAAAAATGCATCttcaggaagaggagagctgacTATGAAAATCACACATACGACCAAGTCTGACTCAAGAATGTACCGGTTTGGTTTGGGTAAATCTTCAGCTCCAGATTCGTACTCAGATCTTGAGGTCAGAGTTTCAAATG AATTTGATAAAAGCTCTAGAATCTTCCGTGCGCAGACTGAGGGAGAAGAAATCTCATTTGGATGTGCCAATGCTGTCCATGGACAGAGGAAGTTCCTTTGTAAGAATCTGtgtgaaaaagaaggaaatatttTCATTGACACAACTAATGACAAAGCTGAGAATGGCAGGTACAGCATCGAATACACAAAAGGATCTGCGTTTGGACTTCAAGCAACCATCAGACAGCTGACCAAGTCTGACACGGGACAGTACCGGTGTGGTTACGGCGACCCTTTGTCTCCTGATTCATACCACACTGATAATATTTTTGTCGTAGAGG CTTCAAACCCACACACCTCTGCACCACCAACAATGCAGACTCAGAGTTTCACTTCAGCCGTCTCCACACCTTCATCAGATTGTCCCGACTCTTTCTTGCCTCTGGCTGTCTGTCTCATATTAGTTGGTGTTTTACTGTTATCGGTTTTTCTGCTGCTCCTCTACATTTGGAAGATAAAGAGGAACTTTGGACAAAGCCTTAGAGAAAATGCTGATGACACAAATATGGAG ttatctgTCACATATGAAAACTGGGGTCCAACAACCAAatattaa